The genome window AGCGTATTATACGTCTTGCGGACGGCAAAGTGATATATGACGGGCCTTCCGACGGAGCGGGCGCGGTGGTAAATCCTGAGCTTTCTCACGAAGAACAGCATAAAGGAGGTAAAAAATGAGCTTTTATCAATCTTTTTTGCTGGCTCTGAAAGGACTCAGTACCAGTAAAATGCGTGCTTTCCTCACTATGCTGGGCATAATTATAGGCGTTGCGGCGGTTATAATTATAACAGGGCTCGGCAACGGTATGCAAAACTATATGACAGAGCAGTTTGAGGGAATGGGAACAAGAACTCTCAATATAAATCTTACCGGACGCGGCTCAAACCGTACTGTTTCTGTTGACAGGATGTATGAAATCGCCGAAGAAAACAATGAACTCGTCGCGTACATAAGTCCGAAGGTCAATGTTTCGGGCGCCGTACGTTGCAACAACGAAAATTTGTCAAGCTCTGTTACGGGTGTGGGCGAGGACTATCTTAGTGTTAATGCCTGGACACTTGCTTCGGGCAGATTTTTGCAGTATTTCGATATTTCCGCGCGCAAAAAGGTGTGTGCGGTAGGCTCTTATTACCAATCTGCGGATGTTTTTGACGGTGCTGCACTCGGGAAAACACTTAAAATCAACGGAGAGTTGTACAATATTGTAGGTGTGATTGAGGAAATAGCCGATTCCACCGAAAACAGCACGGATAATATGGTGCTTATACCGTACTCTAACGCTACCAAGTTTTCGAGAAACGCCACCATTTCTTCATATGTTGCCGCAGCCACAAGTGATGACACTGTTATAGAGGCGCAGGAAAAAATCGAGGAAGCTCTTTACGAGGTCTTTCTTAATGATGACTTGTATACCGTTTTTTCCATGACTGAAATACTTGGCATAGTTAATGAAATTATGGATATAGTTGTAGGTATTTTAGCCGGAATCGCAGGAATATCTCTTGCGGTGGGCGGAATAGGCATTATGAACATAATGCTTGTGTCCGTTACCGAAAGAACCCGTGAAATAGGAATCCGAAAGGCGTTGGGCGCCAAGCAACGTGATATAAAGAGCCAGTTTATAATTGAGGCAGGTACCACAAGCGCCATCGGAGGCATACTCGGGATAATTGTGGGAATATCAATTGCCGGCGTCATAGGACCCATGTTTGATATTACTGCTGTTCCTAAGGTGGATTCGGTAATGCTTGCTTTCGGAATTTCAGTTGGTATAGGAATAATATTCGGCTTTTTGCCTGCCAATAAAGCCGCAAAGCTTAATCCTATTGATGCACTCAGACACGATTAGAAAGGAAAAAGTATGAAAAAACTTATTTTACTTTTGCTGTCTTTTTCTCTGATTTTCACTGCCATGGTTCACGCCCGTGAAAACGCTGATATTGACAAGATAACTGATGTTATCCGTCTTCTGGAGATAATGCACGGCGATGAAAACGGAGAACTTAACCTGAGCGACAATGTTACACGTGCGGAGTTTGTAAAGATGGCTATTTGTGCCTCAAGCTACAAAAGTGCTGCCGATACAGCGCCAAAGAATACGCTATTCCCCGATGTGAGAAGTAATCACTGGGCAACTCGCTATGTGGGACTTGCTATTTCAAACGGATGGATCAACGGCTATCTTGACGGCACCTTTCGCCCCGACAACAATGTAAAGCTGGAGGAAGCCGTAAATATCGTACTCAAAATACTCGGCTATACCGAAAAAGAGCTTGTGGGAGCATACCCCACACCGCAGATGTCGAACTACAAATCCCTGAAGCTGGATAAAAATATCAATGCCGTTCAGGGGGAATTTCTCACGCGTGAGGAATGTATGCTCCTTATATATAATATGCTCAATACCGAGAATAAAAACGGTACCATTCATGCGCAGGCTCTCGGATACGCTCTTGATTCCAATGACGAAATAGACTACCTTGCCGTCGTTGAGAAAAATACCGACGGACCTTTGCTTGTCACTGACAAAAACTGGCTTGATATAACCGGCATTGCAGCTGAAAAGGCTGAAATATGGCGTGACGGCAGACAAACATCTTTTGGGGATGTTCAGCAGTATGACGTTGTTTATTATTCGAAACTGATAAATACCGTGTGGGCGTACAGTGATAAGGAGTTCGGTGTGCTTCAGAGCGTTTCTTCCGTGGCTTCTCCCAACACCGTGACGCTTTCCGGTAAAACATATACCCTCGGGAATTCCGATGTGAAATACAAATTCTCTTCTATGGGTACCTTTGCAAAAGATGATATCGTCGTGGTGCTTTTGGGTGATAACGGCCAGGTTGAATATGCTTACGATGCGCACGAAATTGATTACCGCCTGTTTGTCGAGGACGAAACGGACTATGTTCTGCTGACTCAATACTCTCTTGAAGATCCTTTTGTAGTTGAGGATGAATTAAGTTGGAAGGACAACATACCGTTTGATGTGTCGGGTGCAATGATATATAAAAACGGCAATGCTTCAAGTGCTGATAAAATACAGAAATATGATGTAGTCTACTCCTCGAAGCTTATGAATACCGTCTGGTGCTATGACACAAAAAAGAGCGGAATAGTAAACGGAGTTTCTCCCACAAAGTCAGCTCCGTCATCCGTTAATCTTTCGGGCACAAATTACAGCATTGCTTCCGACAGTGTTGCTTTCAGCTTGTCCGAACTTGGTACTGTTTCCGAAGGTGATGTGGTAACGCTGCTTTTGGGCCGCGATAATCTTGTGGAGGGTATTATTACTGCCGATGCCTCTGACAGTTCCATGTATATTCAGGGTGATTTGGACTATCAGCAGATAGTTAACGCATCCATCGAAGGGCCGTACATTGTCAACGGAACAAGCTATAAAGACGAGATCGATTTTGAACTTGACAGCGCTTCAATTTACCGTAACGATGAAGCATCAAATGCCGATGCTATCCGTGAATGGGACGTTTACTACTACTCCAAACCCTTGAAAACCGTGTGGGTTTATTCAAAAAAGGTAAGCGGAAGATATGAAGCAGCTTCTCCCGATAAATCGGCACCAAGCTCTGTTGTGGTCTCGGGCAAGAGTTATTTAATTGAGAACACCTCCGTATCTCATAAGCTTTCGTCAGCAGGCGAATACGCAATTGGTGACAATGTCACACTTCTTCTTGGTAAAAGCGGAGGTATTGCAGGTGTCGTGAGCGCGGACGAGGTTTCCGATGAGGTTATCGGATTTATCACGGATTTCTACACAAAGGACTATACTACCGCTTACGGCGGTACATATACTTCAAATTGTATATCCGTAACCGACTTTGACGGCAATACTATGGAATTCCCTACAACGCTTTCTTATACTTCCAAGGGTAAGATGGTATCCGTGAAGGTGACATCCTCTGGTACAAAAATATCCGTTATTGCCAAGACCTATACTTCTGTAAAAGACCTTGAAAAAGCCATGGCGGAGAATAAGTATGCCGACGGTGCAAAGGTGGCTGATAAGTGCGGCTCGGCAGTTATTCCCGTTTACACCGAAAGACTTGCCGGCTGTAAGGTGACATCGGATGATGTTATTTACTATAAGCTTAACGCCGAGGGTGAGATAGAAATACTGCTTCTGAATGATTATACCGGTGACAGTCATACATATGTTATAATGGAAAAGGCAATCGAAACCGTTACAAACCGCGGTGTCACGGGAACCTATGAATACGTTGGTCCGGACGGTACAAAACGTCTTATCACTGACACTGTTTTCGGCATTGAGAGCGGAATTGCATCAATAGAAAATGACGGTGCATATGTCACCGATATGCGCAATCTCAAAATCGGTGTGAACCTTGATGCCGTAGGACAACTCACGGCTCTTTCTGACGGATTGACCTATGCTGTGTGGGATAAAGTTGCGATATACGAATACAAGGATGCCGATTACCGTGCAATAACGGTTTCTGATATTGAGAACAGTGATGATTACGCTCTTATCGGATGGCTTGATAAACGTCCCGACCGTGGCGGTCTTATAAGAATTATTATAGCAACTCCTCTTGCAAAATAAAACTAAAACAAAACACCGTGCCATGGCATGGTGTTTTGCAGTTTTTTTGCATATTTAATAGAATGTATTGACAAAAATATTTAAAAGATATATAATGCACTTAAAGTTATTTTTGGAGGTATACCATGTTTATAGATATTCATTCTCATTGTTATCGTAAACCCCATCATTTTCCCTGTATTCCTTCTTTTTCAACACCGGAAGAGCTAATCAAGGAGTACGATGCCCTCGGTATTGATAAGGCCGTTCTTATGCCGGTGGTTAATAACGAGATATACTTGCCTCAGAGCAATGAAGAAATACTGGAAATATGCGCAGAATATCCCGACAGATTTATACCTTTCTGCAATCTTGACCCACGCGCCCTCACCAACAGCCCCGATGCACCGCTTGATGTAGTGCTGCAATACTATAAGGATAACGGCTGTAAGGGAGTGGGCGAGGTAATGCCCAATATGGAACTTATGGATCCGATGGTTCAGAACCTTTTTGCATGTGCTGAAAAGGTCGGACTTCCCATTACATACGATGGCTCGGATCAAAAGACTAATGACTTCGGTCTTTATGATGACCCCGGACTTCCTCAGCTTGAACACACACTTCAGCGCTATCCAAAGCTTAAAATATTTGGTCACGGTCCTGTTTTCTGGGCTGAAATCGCCCGTCTTGAAACTCCCGGTGAACGTGCATATGTGTGGACACGCAGCGGTGATATGGTAGGTAAACTTAATCGCGGAAAGATAAAAGAAGAGGGTGTAGTACCCAAACTTCTCCGCCGTTATCCCAATCTCCTTTGCGACCTTTCGGACGGCACCTGCTATAACGCCCTTACCAGAGATGAGGAGTTTACCTTCAAATTCATAGAAGAGTTTGCTGACAGAATGTTCTTCGGAACCGATATGTGCTTCCCCGGAATGAATGCGCCTCTTGCCAATACTTTGCGCACCTGGTATAAAGACGGCAAGATCTCCAAGGACAGCTTTGACAAAATTACTCACAAAAATGCAATCGAACTTTTGGAACTGTAATAAATAGCCTTCAAAAGCCTCATTATACTCCGGTATAATGAGGCTTTGTGTTGACAAAACAAATATAATGTTGTAAAATGTACGTATACATTTTTTCGGATTGGAATACATATATGGTACTGATTGAATTTTTTGATAAAGAGCCCATGAATAATATGATAGGCTGTCTCAGCCTTCGCCCTCAAAAGGTATATTTTGTGGGCGGAGATGCAAGAAGAATAAAAAAACAGCTTCCTAAATATTCTGAATTTTTGTCACGGCGCGGCATTGATACACAGTTTTATGTAAAATGCGCAGCCAAGAATAATATGGGTGCAATGCTTTCTGTTCTTGAAAAGATAGTTGAAGCTGAACAGGAATGCTGTTTTGACCTTACGGGAGGCGGCGACGTTGCGCTTGTTGCAGTAGGTGTTATATACGAAAGATACCGTGACAGCAGAGATTTGACCTTGCACAGGTATAATATCAGCACTCACAGCGTAGGGCTGTTTGAAACAGATGACGGCGAAATACCACAGTTAAACACTTCCATGCCGAGCATTACCATCGAAGAAAGTGTTTCGCTTCACGGTGGTGCAGTATGTATGGCGCAGGAAAACGGCAGACGATGCGACGGATGGGATTTTAACGATGAATTTATCTGTGATGTGGACACTTTGTGGAATATTTCCAAAAAGTCACCCTCGTCATGGAATTCGGCAGTGGGGGCTCTGTCGGCACTGGAGGCGGCAAAATTGCCGAAAAGCTCAAACGGCTTGATAAAAGCGGACGTTACTATAAATAAAAGCGCCTCGCAGGCAGTTTCGTTGCTGGAGGCTTTGGCTGAATATGGTTTGATACACGAATTTGAAAAAGACGGTACCACTGTCTCTTACCGCTACAAGAACAGTCAAATTAAAAAATGCCTTTCAAAAGCGGGAAATGTTCTGGAACTGAAAACACTTATTTTGGCGCGCCGCCTGAAAAATTCCGACGGCAGCAACTATTATACAGATTCCGCCATGCAGGTGTGCATTGATTGGGATGGCAATGTAAACCAATCCGGGGACGGCAAACGTGATACGGAAAACGAAATTGATGTGGTATTCATGAAAAACCTTGTACCTGTTTTTGTTTCCTGCAAAAACGGCTCGGTGGGTGATGATGAGCTTTATAAGCTTAATACCGTAGCTCTCCGATTCGGAGGCTCATATGTCAAAAAGGTGCTTGTGGCTACGCATCTGGGCAAACAGGGTGAGGCAGCAAAGTATTTCCGTCAGCGTGCACAGGATATGAATATATGCCTTATTGATAACGTCCACCTTATAAAGGAAGAAAACTTTGAACAAAAACTTATGAATATTGTGATGTGAAAAATGTGCTGAACACAAGTTCAGCACATTTTCGGACTGTCGAGAAAGTCGTGATACCGCGACTTAAAAAAATTACATTTCAAAAAGACGAAAATAAATCGAAAAATAATTTAACAGCAGGTGATGCATCGAATATCACCTGCTGTTTGTCGCTTTTTGTCGCTTCAAGCCCTATCGTACCTTTGTACGCCGACGGGCTTTAATCGGCAAAATATCCCTGACTTTTCGAAAGTCTCACAGTGTGCCGATAGGGTTATCGACACACTGAAATGTGCTGAACACAAGTTCAGCACATTTTAACTCATATTATTCAGCGTCTTCGTCGGAATCTTCGGGAATTTCCGCGTTTTCTTCAGTTTCTTCCTGAATAGAGTAGCTTACTTCGTCGTCGTCGAATTCTTCAAATCCGTCATAAGACGAGCAATCACAGCAATTTTCGTTATCGCAGTCGTAGCAGGCATCCATTGCGTCCATGTGGCGCTTGTTTTCTGCTTCGAGATATTCCATATAAAGAATCCACAGACCTGCAAGACCGCCTATCAGACCTACCGTAAGAAAGGTACCCGCAAGCTGTTTCTTGTTCTTGTTCATGAAGGACAGGAAAAGTACAAACATGGTTACGGATTGAACAACAAGTGAAATGCCGACAATCATTCTGGGTTTACGCATAACAATTCTCCTTTATATATAAATTATTTTTTGTTTATTATCTGAATTATGCCTGCGCTTTATACTTAAGAAAGGCATTCATAAATTCATCCAATTCTCCGTCCATGACAGCAGAAATATCGCCTGTTTCATAGCCGGTGCGGTTGTCTTTTGCGAGAGTGTAGGGCATAAATACGTAAGAACGTATCTGTGAACCCCACTCAATATTGTTCTTAATTCCTTTGATATCCTCAATTTTTTCAAGGTGCTCACGTTCTTTGATTTCGAGAAGCTTGCTCTTAAGCATTTTAAGTGCGACTTCACGGTTCTGAACCTGGCTTCGCTCGTTTTGGCATCCGACAACAATTCCGGTTGGAATATGTGTAATACGTATAGCAGAGTCGGTTTTGTTTACGTGCTGTCCGCCGGCACCGCTGGCACGATGGGCTTCCACTTTTATTTCTTCTTCTTTGATTTCGATTTTTATTTCATCATTGAACTCGGGCGCCACCTCTACCGAAGCGAATGAGGTATGTCGTCTTCCCGAAGAGTCGAATGGGGAGACACGGACAAGTCTGTGTACACCGTTTTCGCTCTTTGCATATCCGTAAGCGTATAATCCTTCAACAAGGAAAGTAACACTCTTTATGCCGGCTTCGTCGCCGTCCAGATAGTCAAGTACCTTGACCTTGAAGCCTCTTTTTTCGGCCCAGCGGGAATACATTCTGTAAAGCATCTGCGCCCAGTCCTGAGCTTCTGTTCCGCCGGCACCGGGGTGTATGGCGATGATGGCATTGTTTCGGTCATATTCACCCGAGAGGA of Oscillospiraceae bacterium contains these proteins:
- a CDS encoding FtsX-like permease family protein, which produces MRAFLTMLGIIIGVAAVIIITGLGNGMQNYMTEQFEGMGTRTLNINLTGRGSNRTVSVDRMYEIAEENNELVAYISPKVNVSGAVRCNNENLSSSVTGVGEDYLSVNAWTLASGRFLQYFDISARKKVCAVGSYYQSADVFDGAALGKTLKINGELYNIVGVIEEIADSTENSTDNMVLIPYSNATKFSRNATISSYVAAATSDDTVIEAQEKIEEALYEVFLNDDLYTVFSMTEILGIVNEIMDIVVGILAGIAGISLAVGGIGIMNIMLVSVTERTREIGIRKALGAKQRDIKSQFIIEAGTTSAIGGILGIIVGISIAGVIGPMFDITAVPKVDSVMLAFGISVGIGIIFGFLPANKAAKLNPIDALRHD
- a CDS encoding S-layer homology domain-containing protein, which gives rise to MKKLILLLLSFSLIFTAMVHARENADIDKITDVIRLLEIMHGDENGELNLSDNVTRAEFVKMAICASSYKSAADTAPKNTLFPDVRSNHWATRYVGLAISNGWINGYLDGTFRPDNNVKLEEAVNIVLKILGYTEKELVGAYPTPQMSNYKSLKLDKNINAVQGEFLTREECMLLIYNMLNTENKNGTIHAQALGYALDSNDEIDYLAVVEKNTDGPLLVTDKNWLDITGIAAEKAEIWRDGRQTSFGDVQQYDVVYYSKLINTVWAYSDKEFGVLQSVSSVASPNTVTLSGKTYTLGNSDVKYKFSSMGTFAKDDIVVVLLGDNGQVEYAYDAHEIDYRLFVEDETDYVLLTQYSLEDPFVVEDELSWKDNIPFDVSGAMIYKNGNASSADKIQKYDVVYSSKLMNTVWCYDTKKSGIVNGVSPTKSAPSSVNLSGTNYSIASDSVAFSLSELGTVSEGDVVTLLLGRDNLVEGIITADASDSSMYIQGDLDYQQIVNASIEGPYIVNGTSYKDEIDFELDSASIYRNDEASNADAIREWDVYYYSKPLKTVWVYSKKVSGRYEAASPDKSAPSSVVVSGKSYLIENTSVSHKLSSAGEYAIGDNVTLLLGKSGGIAGVVSADEVSDEVIGFITDFYTKDYTTAYGGTYTSNCISVTDFDGNTMEFPTTLSYTSKGKMVSVKVTSSGTKISVIAKTYTSVKDLEKAMAENKYADGAKVADKCGSAVIPVYTERLAGCKVTSDDVIYYKLNAEGEIEILLLNDYTGDSHTYVIMEKAIETVTNRGVTGTYEYVGPDGTKRLITDTVFGIESGIASIENDGAYVTDMRNLKIGVNLDAVGQLTALSDGLTYAVWDKVAIYEYKDADYRAITVSDIENSDDYALIGWLDKRPDRGGLIRIIIATPLAK
- a CDS encoding DUF1887 family protein encodes the protein MYVYIFSDWNTYMVLIEFFDKEPMNNMIGCLSLRPQKVYFVGGDARRIKKQLPKYSEFLSRRGIDTQFYVKCAAKNNMGAMLSVLEKIVEAEQECCFDLTGGGDVALVAVGVIYERYRDSRDLTLHRYNISTHSVGLFETDDGEIPQLNTSMPSITIEESVSLHGGAVCMAQENGRRCDGWDFNDEFICDVDTLWNISKKSPSSWNSAVGALSALEAAKLPKSSNGLIKADVTINKSASQAVSLLEALAEYGLIHEFEKDGTTVSYRYKNSQIKKCLSKAGNVLELKTLILARRLKNSDGSNYYTDSAMQVCIDWDGNVNQSGDGKRDTENEIDVVFMKNLVPVFVSCKNGSVGDDELYKLNTVALRFGGSYVKKVLVATHLGKQGEAAKYFRQRAQDMNICLIDNVHLIKEENFEQKLMNIVM
- a CDS encoding peptide chain release factor 2 codes for the protein MLILEQSKQTLDELKTKIDELEISLDINALTEKVDSLEAKVQSEGFWDDPQASQKTLVELKAEKDRLESFKQLKLLFNDTCEMLALACEEDDEALAEDILNDIRRIEKGYDEQKTRILLSGEYDRNNAIIAIHPGAGGTEAQDWAQMLYRMYSRWAEKRGFKVKVLDYLDGDEAGIKSVTFLVEGLYAYGYAKSENGVHRLVRVSPFDSSGRRHTSFASVEVAPEFNDEIKIEIKEEEIKVEAHRASGAGGQHVNKTDSAIRITHIPTGIVVGCQNERSQVQNREVALKMLKSKLLEIKEREHLEKIEDIKGIKNNIEWGSQIRSYVFMPYTLAKDNRTGYETGDISAVMDGELDEFMNAFLKYKAQA